A single Xenopus laevis strain J_2021 chromosome 3S, Xenopus_laevis_v10.1, whole genome shotgun sequence DNA region contains:
- the usp39.S gene encoding U4/U6.U5 tri-snRNP-associated protein 2 — protein sequence MHAARGCVITPKRGEKRRRVNEGRMSAEKRVKRELEEDEDDEGVAGKYGRYETEDRRSRHCPYLDTINRSVLDFDFEKLCSISLSHINAYACLVCGKYFQGRGLKSHAYIHSVQFSHHVFLNLHTLKFYCLPDNYNIIDSSLEDITYVLKPTFTKQQISHLDKQAKLSRAYDGTTYLPGIVGLNNIKANDYANAVLQALSNVPPLRNYFLEEENYCDIKRPPGDIMFLLVQRFGELMRKLWNPRNFKAHVSPHEMLQAVVLCSKKNFQITKQGDGVDFLSWFLNALTSALGGNKKKKKTIVTDVFQGSMRVFTKKLPHPDLPAEEKEQLMQNEEYQEKMLESPFMYLTLDLPTAPLYKDEKEQLIIPQVPLFSILAKFNGITEKEYKTYKENFLKRFQLTKLPPFLIFCIKRFTKNNFFVEKNPTIVNFPITNVDLREYLAEEFHSTHKNTTYDLIANVVHDGKPNEGSYRIHVLHHGTGKWYELQDLQVTDILPQMITLSEAYIQIWKRRDDDDEKKQQGA from the exons TTGCAGGAAAGTATGGACGGTATGAGACTGAAGACAGACGAAGCCGCCATTGCCCATATCTGGATACCATTAACAG GAGTGTCTTGGACTTTGATTTTGAGAAGCTGTGTTCCATCTCCCTTTCACATATCAACGCGTATGCTTGCCTCGTTTGTGGGAAATACTTCCAGG GTCGAGGCTTGAAGTCCCATGCCTACATCCATAGTGTTCAGTTCAGTCACCACGTTTTCCTTAATCTCCACACACTGAAGTTCTACTGCCTGCCGGACAACTATAATATAATTGACTCCTCCCTGGAGGACATCACG TATGTGCTAAAGCCAACCTTCACAAAGCAGCAAATCAGTCACTTAGACAAACAGGCCAAGCTGTCTCGAGCATATGATGGTACCACTTACCTCCCGGGCATTGTGGGACTTAACAATATCAAAGCCAATGATTATGCCAATGCTGTTTTGCAG GCTCTCTCCAATGTTCCTCCTCTGAGGAATTACTTTCTGGAAGAAGAGAATTATTGTGATATCAAGCGCCCTCCTGGGGACATCATGTTCCTGCTTGTGCAGAGATTCGGGGAATTAATGCGCAAACTGTGGAACCCCAGGAATTTTAAGGCTCACGTCTCCCCACATGAGATGCTTCAGGCAGTTGTTCTCTGCAGCAAGAAAAATTTCCAGATCACCAAGCAAG GTGATGGGGTGGACTTTCTGTCTTGGTTCCTGAATGCACTTACTTCTGCTCTTGGAGgcaacaagaagaagaagaaga ccATCGTAACAGATGTGTTCCAAGGATCCATGCGGGTATTTACCAAGAAGTTGCCCCATCCTGATTTG CCTGCAGAGGAGAAAGAGCAACTGATGCAGAATGAAGAATACCAAGAAAAAATGTTGGAATCTCCCTTTATGTATCTGACTCTGGACCTCCCCACTGCCCCCCTGTATAAAGACGAGAAGGAGCAGCTGATCATCCCACAGGTTCCTCTCTTCAGCATCCTGGCCAAGTTCAATGGAATCACAGAGAAG GAGTACAAGACATACAAGGAGAATTTCCTGAAGCGATTCCAGCTGACTAAACTTCCTCCGTTTTTGATATTCTGCATTAAACGCTTTACCAAAAACAATTTCTTTGTTGAGAAGAACCCAACCATTGTGAATTTCCCCATAAC GAATGTGGATCTGAGAGAATACTTGGCAGAAGAATTCCATTCTACGCACAAAAACACAACCTATGATCTCATTGCCAACGTAGTGCATGATGGGAAGCCCAACGAGGGCTCATACCGTATCCACGTCCTGCATCAC GGCACAGGAAAGTGGTATGAATTACAAGATCTTCAGGTGACGGACATCTTGCCCCAGATGATTACTCTGTCTGAggcctatatacag ATCTGGAAGAGacgagatgatgatgatgaaaagaaGCAGCAGGGGGCTTAA